A single window of Nicotiana sylvestris chromosome 3, ASM39365v2, whole genome shotgun sequence DNA harbors:
- the LOC138887256 gene encoding uncharacterized protein produces MDKVKVIKERLKTAQSRQKSYSDVRRRDLEFKEDDWVFLNVSPMKGVMQFGKKGKLSLRQARKLRNKEIASVKVLWRNQQSEEATWEVEEEMKKKYPHLFG; encoded by the exons ATGGATAAGGTTAAGGTTATTAAGGagcggttgaaaactgctcagagtcgccaaaagtcttattcagatgttcgtcgcagagatttagagttcaaagaagatgattgggtattcctaAATGTTTcccccatgaaaggtgttatgcagtttggaaagaaagggaaattgagtctgag GCAAGCCCgaaagttgagaaataaagagattgcctccgtgaaagtgttatggcgaaaccagcaaagtgaggaagccacttgggaagttgaggaagaaatgaagaagaagtaccCTCACTTGTTTGGATAG